A single genomic interval of Deltaproteobacteria bacterium harbors:
- a CDS encoding OB-fold domain-containing protein: protein MAGIVSFGAYVPRYRLKRMTIFQAMGWINPTTIMLAQGEKAVANSDEDSLTMATAASIDCLDGFDRSLIDGLFFASTTMPYLERQNAGIIAGALNLRDDLRSADFSGALKSGTSALLSALEGVGSKNANQILVGVADCRLGKMGSPQEMIFGDGGAAFLVGNQEVIAEFKGSYSLTCDFVDHYRGSKTIFDRQWEDRWIRDLGFDEFIPKAINGLLKQCNLKLSDFSRVIFQCSYDSERKNLVKRLKLDPEKIQDPMHGSIGETGTAHSPLMLARALEEAKPGDKLLVVSFGSGCDALYFEVTDQISKKKKGMGVQGHLANRADLPSYPKYAVFRGMLPVDIGLRGEADFLTRWSLVWRKRKAVLGLVGSRCQKCGTPQYPPQRVCANPACGAVDEMEDYPFAGKKGRILSYTGDMLAASYDPPELYGYVEFEGGGRFMCNFTDCTLEDLKVGAPVSFSFRKKYYDEKRDIQGYFWKAVPRKEVA from the coding sequence ATGGCAGGAATTGTGTCTTTTGGAGCCTATGTTCCCCGATATAGACTGAAACGAATGACCATTTTTCAAGCCATGGGCTGGATTAACCCCACCACCATTATGCTGGCCCAAGGGGAAAAGGCAGTAGCCAATTCAGATGAAGATAGCCTAACCATGGCCACGGCGGCAAGCATCGATTGCTTGGATGGGTTCGACCGGTCGCTGATAGACGGCCTGTTTTTTGCCTCTACGACCATGCCCTACCTGGAAAGACAAAACGCCGGGATTATCGCCGGCGCATTAAACCTGCGTGACGATCTGCGTTCGGCTGATTTTTCCGGTGCCCTGAAATCAGGAACATCGGCATTGCTCTCTGCCTTAGAGGGGGTAGGGTCGAAAAACGCCAATCAGATATTGGTTGGCGTAGCCGATTGCCGGCTGGGGAAGATGGGCAGCCCCCAGGAAATGATTTTTGGGGATGGAGGAGCGGCTTTTCTGGTCGGGAATCAGGAGGTCATCGCCGAATTTAAAGGCTCCTATTCCCTGACCTGTGATTTTGTAGACCATTACCGGGGGTCAAAAACGATCTTTGACCGCCAATGGGAGGATCGCTGGATTCGCGACTTGGGGTTCGATGAATTCATTCCCAAAGCCATCAACGGCCTCCTGAAGCAATGCAACCTAAAGTTGAGTGATTTTTCCAGGGTTATTTTTCAATGCTCTTATGATTCCGAGCGGAAGAATTTGGTGAAGAGGTTGAAATTAGACCCGGAAAAAATTCAGGACCCTATGCATGGCTCCATCGGGGAAACCGGGACCGCTCATTCTCCTTTAATGTTAGCCAGAGCGCTCGAAGAGGCCAAGCCGGGAGACAAACTCCTGGTGGTGAGTTTTGGCAGCGGATGCGACGCGCTTTATTTCGAAGTCACGGATCAGATCTCCAAAAAGAAAAAAGGAATGGGAGTGCAGGGACACCTTGCCAACCGGGCTGACCTGCCCAGTTACCCCAAATACGCTGTATTCCGGGGAATGTTGCCGGTGGACATTGGTTTGCGGGGGGAGGCTGATTTTTTAACCCGCTGGAGTTTAGTCTGGAGGAAGCGGAAGGCTGTTCTGGGGCTGGTAGGTTCGCGCTGCCAAAAATGCGGTACCCCGCAATACCCCCCCCAAAGGGTTTGTGCCAACCCGGCCTGCGGGGCTGTAGATGAAATGGAAGATTACCCCTTCGCCGGCAAAAAAGGGCGAATTCTCAGTTATACAGGAGATATGTTGGCTGCGTCCTACGATCCTCCCGAATTGTATGGCTACGTGGAATTTGAAGGAGGAGGAAGGTTCATGTGTAATTTCACGGATTGCACCCTCGAAGACCTAAAAGTCGGCGCTCCCGTTTCTTTCAGTTTTCGCAAGAAATACTACGATGAAAAGAGAGATATTCAAGGATATTTCTGGAAGGCAGTACCGCGAAAGGAGGTGGCCTGA
- a CDS encoding D-glycerate dehydrogenase produces MKPKVLVTRKIYERPLQFLREKAEVTINLEDRAMTPEEIIAALPGKMGMLAMGSDRVSSKVLEAGKDLKVVANNAVGFNNIDLDAAIRLKIAATNTPDVLTDTTADLSFALILGVARRIVEADRFVRAGKWVGWKPNLMIGSDVHGKTLGVIGLGRIGSAVAKRGQGFNMRVVYADIRRLHPAIEQQHQLQFMPLRDLLQTADFVTLHVPLTPETTHLIGAEQLGLMKKSAFLINASRGPVVDEKALVEALRAGTIAGAGLDVFEAEPQVSPGLLAMDNVLLLPHVGSATDETRGKMIQTAVNNILAVIRGEIPPNILNPEIYRS; encoded by the coding sequence ATGAAACCGAAAGTTTTAGTGACCCGAAAGATTTATGAGCGACCTTTGCAGTTTCTTAGGGAAAAGGCCGAAGTGACCATCAACCTGGAGGACCGGGCGATGACCCCGGAAGAGATTATCGCCGCCCTTCCCGGGAAAATGGGTATGCTGGCTATGGGGAGCGACCGGGTTTCATCCAAAGTTTTGGAGGCGGGGAAAGACCTGAAGGTCGTAGCGAATAATGCCGTGGGGTTCAACAATATCGATTTAGACGCGGCCATACGGCTCAAAATCGCGGCGACGAATACGCCGGATGTTCTAACCGATACCACCGCCGATCTTAGCTTCGCTTTGATCCTGGGGGTGGCCCGGCGGATTGTTGAGGCGGACCGCTTCGTTCGGGCCGGAAAGTGGGTGGGGTGGAAGCCGAACTTGATGATCGGCAGTGATGTCCACGGAAAAACCCTGGGGGTCATTGGGTTGGGAAGAATCGGGTCTGCGGTGGCCAAACGGGGTCAGGGATTTAATATGCGGGTCGTTTATGCGGATATCCGCCGCCTGCACCCCGCCATAGAACAACAGCATCAACTGCAATTCATGCCCTTGAGAGATCTTCTTCAGACCGCAGATTTCGTCACTCTCCATGTTCCCCTGACGCCGGAGACGACTCATCTCATCGGCGCCGAGCAATTGGGCCTGATGAAAAAGAGCGCATTCTTGATCAATGCCTCTCGGGGGCCCGTTGTGGATGAAAAGGCCCTCGTGGAGGCGCTACGGGCGGGTACGATCGCCGGGGCCGGACTCGACGTATTCGAAGCTGAACCACAGGTTTCTCCGGGGCTTCTGGCTATGGATAATGTTTTGCTTCTCCCCCACGTCGGCAGCGCCACAGATGAAACCCGGGGAAAAATGATCCAAACGGCCGTGAACAACATTTTAGCAGTCATCCGCGGGGAGATCCCACCCAACATTCTCAATCCCGAAATTTACCGCTCATGA
- a CDS encoding sigma-54 dependent transcriptional regulator: MGKQILVVDDEERIRQSLTGVLKDEGYEVLEVRDGVQALKQIETDPPDLVLLDIWMPGMDGIETLERMKAQIPNLPIIIISGHANIELAVKATKLGAFDFIEKPLSLEKVLLTVNNALVVSKLEQENRALRQEVQRKYEIVGNSSEIQQLKEQIKIVAPTNGWVLITGENGTGKELVARGIHRLSLRAEKSFVEVNCAAIPEELIESELFGHEKGSFTGALTKRRGKFDLANEGTIFLDEIADMSLKTQAKILRILQEQKFERVGGTEMIFVDVRVIAATNRDLKEEMQKGRFREDLYYRLNVIPIAVPPLRERKSDISTLVEHFIFEFCLENHKEMKKILPAAMDLLASYSWPGNVRELKNVVERMVIMTRGAVIEAKDVPDPVQEQRKAQPEFSFLEYPLLKDARREFEKKFIVKKLMENEENISKTAEVIGIERSNLHRKIKSYGIGLKKET; encoded by the coding sequence ATGGGTAAACAAATCTTAGTAGTAGATGACGAGGAACGGATACGCCAATCATTAACTGGCGTACTCAAAGACGAAGGGTACGAAGTGCTTGAGGTTAGAGATGGAGTCCAGGCCCTCAAGCAGATCGAGACGGATCCGCCCGATTTGGTCCTTTTGGACATTTGGATGCCCGGAATGGATGGGATAGAAACCCTGGAGCGTATGAAAGCCCAAATTCCCAACCTCCCTATCATCATAATTTCGGGCCATGCCAATATTGAATTAGCCGTAAAAGCCACCAAGCTGGGGGCTTTTGATTTTATCGAAAAACCCCTCTCTTTAGAAAAAGTCCTCCTGACAGTTAACAATGCCTTAGTCGTCTCCAAGTTGGAACAAGAAAACCGGGCTTTGCGGCAAGAAGTTCAGAGAAAATATGAGATCGTCGGGAATTCTTCGGAGATCCAACAATTGAAAGAACAGATCAAGATTGTTGCCCCTACCAACGGGTGGGTATTGATTACCGGAGAAAACGGAACCGGGAAAGAGTTGGTCGCCCGGGGAATCCATCGCTTGAGCTTGCGGGCGGAAAAGTCCTTTGTTGAGGTAAATTGTGCGGCCATCCCCGAGGAGCTGATTGAGAGTGAACTCTTTGGCCACGAGAAGGGTTCGTTCACTGGCGCTCTAACCAAGCGGAGAGGGAAGTTTGATTTAGCCAACGAGGGAACCATCTTCTTAGACGAAATTGCGGATATGAGCCTAAAGACCCAGGCCAAAATTTTGCGCATTCTTCAGGAGCAGAAATTTGAACGGGTGGGGGGAACGGAAATGATCTTCGTGGATGTACGGGTGATTGCTGCCACGAATCGGGATCTGAAGGAAGAGATGCAAAAAGGGCGTTTCCGCGAGGACCTATATTACCGATTGAACGTCATTCCTATAGCCGTACCTCCCCTAAGGGAGCGGAAGTCAGATATATCCACCCTGGTCGAGCATTTCATTTTCGAATTTTGTTTGGAGAACCACAAAGAAATGAAAAAAATATTACCGGCGGCCATGGACTTGCTTGCTTCCTACTCCTGGCCGGGCAACGTGCGGGAACTGAAGAATGTTGTTGAGCGCATGGTAATCATGACCCGAGGTGCTGTGATCGAAGCCAAAGACGTGCCCGACCCAGTCCAGGAGCAGCGCAAGGCCCAGCCGGAGTTTTCTTTCTTAGAGTATCCTTTGCTGAAAGATGCCCGGAGGGAGTTTGAAAAAAAATTCATTGTGAAAAAACTTATGGAGAACGAAGAAAATATTTCCAAAACGGCGGAAGTCATCGGGATTGAACGGAGTAACTTACACCGAAAGATTAAAAGTTATGGAATTGGATTGAAGAAAGAAACCTGA
- a CDS encoding ATP-binding protein, with product MNLKNLEEPEKSKEQRRRHREIIIILCLLGLIGFLFFFQTHISTWKVEAPFPNNILVISLISLNILLLLLLLFLILRNVVKLIFERKKKVLGSKLKTKLVLAFITLSLVPTILLFFTATQFITSSIESWFSVQVEGSLQESLVVAQLYYQNTSNNALHYARQIRQGLVPQWILDRRNQALLSDFLKNKRAEYNLEAVGVLSNQLGKPVMAYGPNIPPAGFPVLETKILQETLRGKETTKIQSIGRGDLIRGLIPIFSPQNPQEVAGVLVVDYFVPQSLVSRITEISTAFEEYKQLRMVKHPIRSTYLATLSLVTLLIIFAAIWFGLFLAKGITDPIEKLAAGTQKIIQGDLDFQIGKTSEDEFGTLVDSFNRMTQDLKASNSQIEKAHDELRKSNIEIEQRRRYMEIVLRDVGAGVISIDTDGRIRTINKSAEKILGIRAESVLGEKYDEILQTEHTILAKELVKAVNQAENHSITQQIKLTLHNETLTLLVKVAILRDEENRYLGMVVVLDDLTQLQKAQRAAAWREVARRIAHEIKNPLTPIQLSAQRLRKRYLNQFAQDGAIFDECTKIIITQVEELKNLVNEFSSFARMPAANPVPNNLNEIIREAMVLYEEGHKQVHFDFKPDDQIPVFNLDKEQIKRVMVNLLDNAVAAVDAVSLQQRDGQIIVETRLDPFMNLARVEVADNGCGVSPEDKPLLFEPYFSTKASGTGLGLAIVNTIISDHDGYIRVKDNVPQGTRFIIELPIKR from the coding sequence GTGAACCTTAAAAATTTGGAGGAACCGGAAAAAAGCAAAGAGCAAAGAAGGCGGCACCGGGAGATTATTATTATCCTTTGTCTCTTGGGCCTGATTGGATTCCTTTTTTTCTTTCAGACCCACATTTCTACTTGGAAAGTCGAAGCCCCCTTCCCGAATAATATTCTGGTCATATCACTTATTAGTCTGAATATTCTCCTGCTCCTTCTTTTGCTGTTTCTCATCCTGCGCAATGTCGTCAAGCTGATTTTTGAAAGAAAAAAGAAGGTCCTGGGGTCGAAACTCAAGACCAAGTTGGTACTGGCCTTCATCACACTCTCTTTGGTCCCTACCATCCTCCTTTTCTTTACGGCCACGCAGTTTATCACCAGTAGCATCGAAAGCTGGTTTAGCGTCCAGGTGGAAGGGTCACTGCAGGAATCTTTGGTGGTAGCCCAACTTTATTACCAGAACACTTCCAACAACGCCCTTCACTACGCCCGGCAGATCCGGCAGGGTTTGGTGCCGCAGTGGATACTGGATAGGCGAAACCAGGCTCTCCTTTCCGATTTTTTAAAAAACAAACGGGCTGAATACAACCTGGAGGCTGTAGGGGTTCTTTCCAACCAATTGGGGAAGCCTGTCATGGCGTATGGACCCAATATACCGCCGGCAGGTTTCCCTGTCCTGGAAACAAAGATTCTTCAGGAAACTCTTCGCGGCAAAGAAACCACCAAGATCCAGTCGATTGGCCGGGGGGACCTGATTCGGGGGTTGATCCCGATTTTTTCTCCCCAGAACCCCCAAGAAGTAGCCGGGGTGTTAGTCGTTGATTATTTCGTGCCCCAAAGTCTGGTCTCGCGCATTACAGAAATTTCTACCGCCTTTGAAGAATATAAACAACTCAGGATGGTCAAGCATCCCATCCGATCCACTTATTTAGCCACCCTCTCCCTGGTTACCCTGTTGATCATCTTCGCCGCGATCTGGTTCGGGCTTTTCCTGGCCAAAGGAATTACCGATCCAATCGAGAAGCTCGCCGCCGGAACCCAGAAGATCATCCAGGGGGATTTGGATTTCCAGATTGGTAAAACTTCCGAGGATGAATTTGGGACTTTGGTGGATTCATTCAACCGCATGACCCAGGACCTTAAGGCCAGCAATAGTCAAATCGAGAAAGCTCATGACGAGTTACGCAAGAGCAACATAGAGATAGAACAAAGGCGGCGGTATATGGAGATTGTTCTCCGGGATGTGGGAGCTGGGGTCATATCCATCGATACCGACGGAAGGATCCGGACAATTAATAAGTCTGCTGAAAAAATCCTGGGAATCCGCGCTGAAAGTGTCCTGGGGGAAAAATATGACGAAATCCTGCAAACAGAACATACCATTTTAGCAAAAGAATTAGTCAAGGCAGTCAACCAGGCGGAGAACCATTCCATCACCCAGCAGATAAAATTGACCTTGCACAACGAAACCCTAACTCTGCTGGTGAAAGTTGCTATTCTACGCGATGAGGAGAACCGTTACTTAGGGATGGTGGTCGTTCTAGATGATTTGACCCAGTTGCAGAAAGCTCAACGGGCAGCGGCCTGGAGAGAAGTTGCGCGGCGAATCGCCCATGAGATCAAAAATCCGCTGACGCCCATCCAGCTTTCCGCCCAGCGGCTGCGCAAGCGGTACTTGAATCAATTTGCCCAGGATGGAGCTATTTTCGATGAGTGCACTAAAATCATCATCACCCAGGTGGAAGAGCTGAAGAACTTGGTCAACGAATTTTCCAGCTTCGCCCGTATGCCGGCGGCCAACCCTGTTCCGAATAATTTGAACGAGATCATTCGGGAAGCGATGGTCCTCTATGAAGAAGGGCATAAACAGGTCCACTTTGATTTCAAGCCTGATGACCAAATTCCGGTCTTCAATCTGGACAAAGAACAGATTAAACGCGTGATGGTCAATTTGCTGGATAATGCCGTGGCTGCTGTGGATGCGGTAAGCCTGCAACAACGAGACGGACAAATCATTGTGGAGACCCGCCTTGACCCATTCATGAACCTAGCCCGGGTAGAAGTGGCGGACAATGGATGTGGGGTTTCTCCGGAAGACAAGCCTCTGCTCTTCGAGCCCTATTTCTCCACCAAAGCTTCGGGTACCGGCCTGGGCTTGGCCATCGTAAATACGATTATTTCCGACCATGATGGATATATCCGGGTGAAAGATAACGTTCCCCAGGGAACCCGATTCATCATCGAATTGCCGATCAAACGTTGA
- the lpxC gene encoding UDP-3-O-acyl-N-acetylglucosamine deacetylase: MLSQTTVLNTVDCSGIGLHTGIPCNLTIRPGPPDSGIVFIRKDLPQNVRIKAHIENVVDATLATTLGIDGVKVSTVEHLMAAFAGLGIDNAEVEMNAAEVPIMDGSAEPFNALLKRAGIQLQDKVKKFVIIKRPVTVTEEDRQATLLPSNDFKISYTIDFKHPLISNQYYLIQISNGNFEREICRARTFGFLRDYEMLKARGFARGGSLENAVVIDESKVINEGGLRFTDEFVRHKILDSIGDLWLLGAQVIGHFIGYKSGHTLNHKLIHKLLAHKDWWELLEFSSEEELRKLQIMPPTHEFLS; encoded by the coding sequence ATGCTATCTCAGACCACGGTTTTAAATACAGTAGATTGTTCTGGAATTGGCTTGCATACCGGAATCCCTTGTAATTTAACTATCCGACCCGGTCCCCCTGATAGCGGCATTGTTTTTATCCGCAAAGATTTACCCCAAAACGTTAGGATAAAAGCCCACATAGAAAATGTGGTAGATGCCACTCTGGCAACAACCTTGGGAATCGATGGAGTCAAAGTTTCAACGGTTGAGCACCTTATGGCCGCTTTTGCGGGACTGGGAATCGATAACGCCGAAGTAGAAATGAATGCCGCCGAAGTCCCCATCATGGATGGAAGCGCTGAACCTTTTAACGCCCTATTAAAAAGGGCTGGCATCCAACTTCAGGATAAGGTTAAGAAATTCGTAATTATCAAGCGACCGGTGACTGTAACCGAAGAAGATCGTCAAGCAACTCTCTTACCCAGCAATGACTTTAAAATTTCATACACCATTGATTTTAAACACCCTCTTATTTCCAATCAGTATTATCTCATTCAAATCTCCAATGGAAATTTTGAACGGGAAATTTGCCGGGCTCGGACATTTGGCTTTCTAAGAGACTATGAAATGTTGAAAGCAAGAGGTTTTGCCCGCGGAGGTTCTTTGGAAAATGCCGTGGTCATCGATGAGAGTAAAGTGATCAATGAAGGAGGACTGCGCTTCACCGATGAATTTGTCCGGCATAAAATATTGGATTCAATCGGGGATCTTTGGTTACTGGGAGCCCAAGTGATCGGACATTTCATCGGTTATAAATCCGGGCACACCCTTAACCATAAATTGATCCACAAACTCTTGGCCCATAAAGATTGGTGGGAACTCTTGGAATTTTCAAGTGAGGAAGAACTCCGTAAACTACAGATAATGCCCCCTACTCACGAATTTCTAAGCTGA
- a CDS encoding DUF2905 domain-containing protein, protein MGVVFLFLPEIFRFGKLPGDIVYRRGNFTLYFAWVTSLIISISLTLLFGLFKK, encoded by the coding sequence GTGGGAGTCGTTTTTCTGTTTCTACCGGAAATTTTCCGGTTCGGCAAGTTGCCGGGTGATATCGTTTATCGAAGGGGGAATTTTACCCTTTATTTTGCCTGGGTCACCAGCCTGATCATCAGCATCTCCCTTACCCTATTGTTCGGCCTTTTTAAAAAATAA
- a CDS encoding helix-turn-helix transcriptional regulator gives MRGHYSETLGQYLKRERESRSVSMEELSKGTRISLPFLEALEKDDFHFFPQREFISGFLKGYARYLGLNPEEVLRRYQIQSELEGRKETFRQLSLFPTIPSAAEEIQEPEKEPQKIPLPKVEKRYHRSIFIQLGIVLIALSLSLYIHYLLKEMESRPPSLKNEHIFNQQDEGKSLETPKKVKIIGNRKSKFYYLPGMKGYGDTDPNQRVEFDTEQEAIKSGFRQALQAK, from the coding sequence ATGAGGGGGCACTATTCTGAAACACTTGGTCAGTATCTAAAAAGGGAACGGGAGTCCCGAAGCGTGTCAATGGAGGAATTATCCAAGGGCACACGAATCAGCCTCCCATTCTTAGAAGCTTTAGAGAAGGATGATTTTCATTTTTTCCCCCAACGGGAATTCATCTCAGGATTTTTAAAAGGATACGCCCGATATTTGGGCTTAAATCCAGAAGAAGTTTTAAGGCGTTATCAAATACAATCCGAGTTGGAAGGCCGCAAAGAAACCTTTCGGCAGTTATCCCTTTTCCCTACGATTCCTTCCGCTGCTGAAGAAATCCAGGAACCAGAGAAAGAACCTCAAAAAATCCCTCTGCCCAAAGTTGAGAAACGTTATCACCGCAGTATTTTTATACAATTAGGCATCGTGCTCATTGCCTTAAGCCTCTCCCTATATATCCATTATCTCCTTAAGGAAATGGAAAGCCGCCCCCCCAGCCTAAAAAACGAGCATATTTTCAACCAGCAGGATGAGGGAAAAAGCTTGGAAACCCCCAAAAAGGTCAAGATCATTGGAAACCGGAAGAGCAAATTCTATTATCTTCCAGGGATGAAAGGTTACGGAGATACGGATCCAAACCAAAGAGTGGAGTTTGACACTGAGCAGGAAGCGATCAAATCCGGATTTCGCCAAGCTCTGCAGGCAAAATAG
- a CDS encoding acyl-CoA carboxylase subunit beta: protein MAINSIMEKLIKDLQERKAKIELAGGADKIEKQHQLGKLSARERILNLLDSQSFVETDMFVHHRCEFFGMDKVEAPDDGVVTGYGTIDGRQVFIFSQDFTVLGGSLGEAHASKIVKIMDLAAKTGAPLIGINDSGGGRIQEGIDAQYGYGRIFYRNSIYSGVIPQLSAILGPCAGGAVYSPAITDFIFMTEGISRMYITGPNVIKETTGEVISDEELGGARVHNFISGVAHFFSRGEEECLQQIRRLLTFLPSSNREAPPIRYSGDPLDRPNDKLLEIVPVETKRPYNVIKVIEEIVDDHNFFEVHQHWAKNIVVGFARIHGHPIGVIANQPFFLAGTLDINASDKAARFIRFCDCFGIPLLTLVDTPAFLPGKTQEFGGIIRHGAKILFAYSEATVPKVTVILRKGYGGGYVAMCHRELGADAVFAWPTAEIAMMGAEGAASIIFRREIEKAPDSEKKREEKIREYREQFSNPYVSGQRGYVDYIISPVETRAMISRAFEMLWKKQEERPKKKHGSIPL from the coding sequence ATGGCAATCAACTCCATTATGGAAAAATTAATTAAAGATCTCCAAGAGCGAAAGGCCAAAATCGAACTCGCCGGCGGGGCCGATAAAATTGAAAAACAACACCAATTAGGAAAACTCTCCGCCCGAGAACGAATCCTAAATTTATTGGACTCGCAAAGCTTTGTAGAAACCGACATGTTCGTCCACCATCGGTGTGAGTTTTTCGGAATGGATAAGGTGGAAGCCCCGGATGATGGGGTAGTTACGGGTTACGGGACCATTGATGGCCGCCAGGTTTTTATTTTTTCCCAGGACTTCACCGTTTTAGGAGGGTCCCTGGGTGAGGCCCATGCCTCTAAAATCGTTAAAATTATGGATCTGGCTGCCAAAACGGGGGCTCCGTTGATCGGGATCAACGACTCCGGCGGGGGACGCATTCAAGAAGGCATTGACGCTCAATATGGTTATGGCCGCATCTTTTACCGCAACTCCATTTACTCCGGAGTCATCCCCCAACTCTCTGCCATTTTGGGTCCTTGTGCCGGGGGAGCCGTTTATTCTCCGGCAATTACCGATTTTATTTTCATGACCGAAGGCATCAGCCGTATGTACATTACGGGCCCGAACGTCATCAAAGAAACGACCGGTGAGGTGATCAGCGACGAGGAGTTAGGAGGTGCCCGAGTCCATAATTTTATCAGCGGGGTGGCCCATTTCTTTTCCCGTGGGGAAGAAGAATGTTTACAGCAGATCCGCAGGCTTCTGACCTTTTTGCCGAGCAGTAACCGGGAAGCCCCCCCTATCCGTTATTCTGGGGATCCATTGGATCGCCCGAACGACAAACTCCTGGAGATCGTACCGGTGGAAACAAAACGGCCCTACAACGTGATCAAGGTCATCGAGGAGATCGTCGATGACCATAATTTCTTCGAAGTGCATCAGCACTGGGCGAAAAATATCGTCGTCGGGTTCGCTCGCATTCACGGCCATCCCATCGGAGTGATCGCCAATCAGCCCTTCTTTCTAGCGGGGACGCTGGACATCAACGCTTCGGATAAGGCTGCTCGGTTTATTCGTTTCTGTGACTGTTTCGGCATTCCCCTCCTCACTCTTGTAGATACACCTGCTTTTCTACCCGGCAAAACCCAGGAGTTTGGCGGTATCATCCGGCACGGGGCAAAAATCCTCTTCGCTTATAGTGAAGCTACGGTTCCCAAGGTCACGGTGATATTACGCAAAGGGTACGGCGGCGGTTATGTGGCTATGTGCCACCGCGAATTGGGAGCAGACGCCGTTTTCGCTTGGCCAACGGCCGAAATCGCCATGATGGGCGCAGAAGGTGCGGCCAGTATTATTTTCCGCAGAGAAATTGAAAAAGCTCCCGATTCAGAAAAAAAACGAGAGGAAAAGATCCGGGAATACCGCGAACAGTTTTCTAACCCCTACGTTTCTGGGCAGCGGGGGTATGTGGATTATATCATCAGTCCGGTAGAGACCCGGGCCATGATCTCCCGGGCTTTCGAGATGCTTTGGAAGAAGCAGGAAGAAAGGCCCAAGAAAAAGCACGGTTCCATCCCCTTGTAA
- a CDS encoding MaoC family dehydratase — protein MPKRIIQNLEELKKMVGQEVGVSDWHPVTQEAINMFADATLDHQWIHVDPERARRESPFGGPIAHGYYTLSLAPYLLANIMDIEEKKMGVNYGLNKLRFTAPVPIPSNVRVRATLAAIEEIKGGVQAIFNLNFEVEGKEKPACVAEAIYRYYA, from the coding sequence ATGCCCAAGCGCATCATTCAAAATCTGGAAGAATTGAAGAAGATGGTCGGACAGGAAGTGGGAGTGAGCGACTGGCATCCGGTGACGCAGGAGGCCATCAATATGTTTGCCGATGCCACCCTCGATCATCAGTGGATTCACGTGGATCCGGAAAGGGCAAGGCGGGAATCACCTTTCGGCGGGCCGATCGCCCATGGATATTACACCCTGAGCTTAGCGCCCTACCTGCTGGCTAATATTATGGACATCGAGGAGAAGAAGATGGGGGTAAACTACGGCTTGAACAAACTACGATTTACGGCCCCGGTCCCCATCCCTTCCAACGTGAGAGTGCGAGCCACTCTGGCAGCAATCGAAGAGATTAAAGGAGGCGTACAGGCGATTTTTAATTTAAATTTCGAAGTGGAAGGCAAAGAGAAGCCGGCTTGCGTGGCTGAGGCGATTTACCGTTACTACGCCTAA